From one Cardiocondyla obscurior isolate alpha-2009 linkage group LG06, Cobs3.1, whole genome shotgun sequence genomic stretch:
- the Cuta gene encoding protein CutA homolog: MPCATRASPVTVLMLLCITRSICAQVYQNMSSFAGVHSVAYVTVPDNAVAKKLARGLVENKLAACVNIIPQLTSIYEWEGKIQEEPELLLMIKTRTETVDALTKYVKENHPYTVCEVISLPIQNGNSDYLKWISEVVPPTNAKDE; encoded by the exons ATGCCGTGCGCGACGCGAGCCTCTCCCGTGACCGTGTTGATGCTGCTTTGCATAACGAGGAGTATCTGCGCTCAGGTTTATCAGAACATGTCGAGCTTCGCCGGGGTACATTCCGTGGCATACGTTACGGTGCCGGACAATGCAGTTGCCAAGAAATTAGCACG cGGTCTGGTCGAGAACAAGCTTGCTGCCTGCGTTAATATTATCCCACAACTCACTTCGAT ATATGAGTGGGAAGGGAAGATACAGGAGGAACCAGAACTTCTGCTG ATGATAAAAACGAGGACGGAAACAGTGGACGCTCTAACAAAATATGTCAA agAAAATCATCCGTATACCGTTTGCGAAGTGATTTCTCTACCT ATACAAAATGGAAACAGTGATTATCTGAAATGGATTAGTGAAGTAGTACCTCCTACAAACGCTAAGgacgaataa
- the Uhrf1 gene encoding E3 ubiquitin-protein ligase UHRF1 encodes MSIKVRMVDGKKEMTMKITKRTTVVDLKNEVEKQLHVKKELQRLFFSGKQLENGCELDSYNINFDDVVLLMVRMNDKNIEKKITVKDKIEGNINLEEENEKLEEAESLYYKIGDAVDCNNEMTGAWYEVIIKNIFKEEDKIVYKVLWQVDNTISNKVPEANLRPRPRRSLSCEELSIGQKVMVNYNVDEPKQIGLWYDFTICDIKIKRRRHELFGQLHISGGNELNVYKVVKEEVYAIEAPKLLTERTAEDEEFMKSNKKIRPMPPNCDDCRDDPNKECQSCGCAICAGKEEEHTLLICDECDYMYHMKCLSPPLLEVPQETHWYCPECKNDENEIVKAGDKPKENRRRRLMITSKKTRNWGNGMACARRNTICTIVPENHIGPIPGVDVGTTWEYRTGVSEAGVHRPSVAGIHGRSKECAFSIVFSGGYEGDYDNGDEFIYSGSGGRDLEGNKRTNVQSKDQELKGLNLALARNCYADINEITGAQASDWRKGIPVRVVRNYKLKKSSKFAPANGNRYDGIYKVVRYYPDTNSDGYIMWKYVLRRDDPTPAPWTKEGKKRIASLGLNTLENEDKDVDTKKTNEIKTRKRRYIDNEENNVEITSSKKIKYAFELEKELKTLIEDDKVNAKLWADCKATLIDGKPAFLKCVSNRFKCPCCLALLYKPVTIPCGHNICLKCLQKSFASEFYFCPTCRHSLDKAYDIKINKILSSALLLIYPGYQGE; translated from the exons ATGTCCATCAAAGTGAGAATGGTAGACGGAAAGAAGGAAATGACGATGAAAATCACCAAGCGGACTACCGTCGTGGATCTGAAg AATGAGGTTGAAAAACAGCTGCATGTAAAAAAGGAGTTGCAACGGTTATTCTTTTCTGGAAAACAATTAGAAAATGGCTGTGAGCTAGATagttacaatataaattttgatgaTGTTGTATTGCTCATGGTAAGAatgaatgataaaaatattgagaaGAAAATAACTGTTAAAGATAAGATTgaaggaaatataaatttagagGAAGAGAATGAGAAATTAGAAGAAGCCGAAAgtctatattacaaaattggAGATGCTGTTGACTGTAATAATGAAATGACTGGTGCTTGGTAtgaagttattataaaaaatatttttaaagaagaagataaaattGTGTATAAAGTATTATGGCAAGTTGATAATACTATTTCTAATAAAGTACCTGAAGCAAACTTACGACCACGCCCTCGACGTTCTTTATCATGTGAAGAATTATCAATTGGTCAAAAAGTAATGGTTAATTATAATGTAGATGAACCTAAACAAATTGGTCTATGGTATGACTTTACTATTTgtgacattaaaattaaaagaagacgACATGAGCTTTTTGGACAGTTGCATATTAGTGG cgGTAATGAGCTTAACGTTTATAAGGTCGTCAAAGAAGAAGTATATGCAATAGAAGCACCAAAATTATTAACTGAGAGAACTGCAGAAGATGAAGAATTTATGAAAAGCAACAAAAAAATCAGACCAATGCCTCCTAATTGTGATGACTGCAGAGACGATCCTAACAAAGAATGTCAATCGTGTGGCTGTGCGATTTGTGCAGGGAAAGAGGAGGAACATACTCTTTTAATATGTGACGAATGTGACTACATGTATCACATGAAATGTTTGTCTCCACCGCTTCTAGAAGTGCCACAGGAGACTCACTGGTATTGCCCAGAGTGTAAAAATGATGAGAACGAAATCGTCAAA GCTGGAGATAAACCAAAAGAAAACCGAAGGAGACGACTTATGATCACTAGCAAGAAAACCAGAAATTGGGGTAACGGAATGGCCTGCGCCCGAAGAAATACAATTTGCACAATAGTGCCCGAAAACCATATTGGACCAATTCCAGGTGTCGATGTCGGTACGACTTGGGAATATAGAACGGGT GTCTCGGAAGCTGGTGTACATCGACCTAGTGTAGCTGGCATACATGGACGATCTAAGGAATGTGCCTTTTCAATCGTTTTTTCGGGCGGATATGAAGGTGATTACGATAATGGCGATGAATTCATATACAGCGGTTCTGGTGGAAGAGACTTAGAag GTAACAAGAGAACTAATGTACAAAGTAAAGATCAAGAGCTCAAAGGGTTGAATTTGGCGTTGGCGAGAAATTGTTATGCTGATATAAACGAGATAACTGGTGCACAGGCTTCTGATTGGCGGAAAGGAATACCAGTTCGAGTTGTACGGAATTACAAATTGAAGAAATCTAGTAAATTTGCACCTGCGAATGGCAACAG ATACGATGGTATATATAAAGTAGTGAGATATTATCCAGACACAAACAGTGATGGTTATATCATGTGGAAGTATGTATTAAGGAGAGACGATCCAACCCCGGCACCATGGAccaaagaaggaaaaaagagaatcgCTTCTCTTGGTTTAAATACGCTAGAAAATGAAGATAAAGATGTTGATACGAAGAAaacaaacgaaattaaaactaGAAAACGACGTTATATTGATAACGAAGAAAACAACGTGGAGATTACAAGttcgaagaaaattaaatatgcctTTGAATTAGAGAAGGAATTGAAGACTTTAATAGAAGATGATAAAGTAAACGCTAAATTGTGGGCCGATTGTAAAGCAACTTTGATCGATGGCAAACCCGCCTTTTTGAAGTGCGTTTCCAACAG aTTTAAGTGTCCTTGCTGTCTCGCGTTACTTTATAAACCTGTAACAATTCCCTGCGGACACAATATCTGCTTAAAATGCTTACAAAAGAGCTTTGCTTCagagttttatttttgtccTACATGTCGACATTCCTTAGACAAAGcttacgatataaaaattaataagatattatCATCAGCGTTATTACTAATTTATCCTGGTTATCAGGGAGAATAA